aatgatatatatatttttttgctctagctgcaggcagtggctttacccactatgccacagtgcctgccccaaataaataaaccttaaaaaaaaatgagggtacTGACACTATGACCTGGTGGTGACTagtggtgcctgcagtgccagaatcccatatgggcatgggttcatttcctggctgctccatttccgatccagctccctgttaatgattctaggaaagcagcagaagatgatcaattctttggatccctgcacctgcatgggaaatcctgaagaaactcctggctcctggcttcagaacagttctgttgcagccatttggggagtgaaccagtcaatggaagacctgtctctctattACTGCTACTCCGTaatgctccctttcaaataattacataaatacatcttaaaaaaataaagtgggaaacaaaagaatgagaaaaaggaaCAAGAGAAACAGAATACAAATATAGAGTAGTTCCTAAGacataaataagtcaataaattatttaaataaattaaatggaaGGTTCAACTAAAAGAAAGATTGTCAAGTGCATTTAAAAGTGATCAATTTATATACTGTCTATAACTTCAAGTATAACAGTATGAAGctacttcaaaatatttctgaaaaatggaattaaaagatcaggctgttttggtacaaaatttttaaatgtggaaacagccttgtggcacagcagctaaaggCACCCATCTGgtattctggcatcccatatgagcacttgttcatgtcctggctgctccactttctttttttaagaattattttatttatttgaaaggcagagttacagagaggtattctgttcctctggttcactccccaaatggccgcaacggccagagctgagctaatctgaagccaggagctaggagcttcttctgggtctcccaggagggtgcaggggcccaagaatttgggcaattttgtactgctttcccaggccatagcagagagttgtattggaagtggagcagctgaggcttgaacttggtggccatgtaggatgctggctctacaggctggggctttaacccgctgcaccacagcactggcccctgctccacttttgatccagctcttttataatggcctgggaaaagcagtgaaatataaccaaagtacttggacctctgcatccatgtggaagaccaggaagaaactcctggctcctggctttgatctggcccagtgctggccattgtggacatctgagaagtgaaccagtagatggaagatctctgtctctgtctctttcagtaactctgcctttcaaatggataaataaatctccaaaaaatttaaatgtatgcattttccatgaattttgtgaaCTGTCCTCATATAAGTagattgaaagtaaaagaatAGTAGAATACCTAACATATATGCCAGGCATTTCTCAAAGAAGGtgcaaaaataatattgaaaaaaagtACATAGCATTCATAGCATAGTTTTACAGCTCAGATTCAATTATTTGTGGGTTTAGAATGTGTGTTTATATGCTGTGGGAAGAATAAGAGCAAGAAAcagataaatgtataaatatggaTAAATGATGTGAATTCTGCAGTGATCATACTGCTTTTCTATTTGGGAATGTGGATGTGATTCATTTGGTAGGAAACCAAGTGTATGTAGAATGTTGTTCCAAAAAGTGAATGTCATTATCTTAAACCAGGCTGTAGATGCAGGGTAAGAAATCTCTGTCAGCTGCAAATTTTGATCTCTGGGGAAGCAGATGAGGAGCATAGGTCTTCCAACTTTTAATGAGATCCCTTGGATTTTCTCAACCATAAAAACCCTTGGGCCATATTAATAGTTGGCATTTCTGGTACTGGAAAACACTACTTATCATCCACTAGGCTGGCAAGAAAACTCTCGTCAAAGCCACCACCCAAAACAATGACCTGTTATTCATGGCATCCTAGAGTCTGGAGAACTGAGGAATGTGTTCTAGTCTCTCATTCCCAAACTAGCCTCAAACAAAAAGTATCTCCTTTCTGGTCTGTTCATTGGTAAAATTCATCAGCGTCACTTGCTCCTTCGTGAAAACAGGGGAGAAGTATTAACAAGGTCCTCCCTTGGATCTCAAGACAAGAGGGTGAGTGTTGATTGTGTCTGTCCAGCTAACTCCTTCCAAATCCTATTTGTGGGAGCCTGGGAATCCTTGAAATGCCTTATCTTCTCTTTGCTGAGAACTCTATTGACCCTGAGGTAGGCAGACATGGACTGGAGATGCTATAGAGGAAGAGTTGTCTTAGAGACCCTGCATCTCTTTCCTGCAGAAATTGCCTTCCAGATGTACTCAACACTCATCTTTACACATTCTCTCCATTGTATAAACTGCAAAAAATGAAGATGCACAGAGGATAGGATTGAGTTCTCTTCCCCACTCTGGGTTTCAATGTCATTAGAGTAGGGATGGGTGAAAAGATCTGGgttctcatatttttaaattcctatttttttctctttccacagaTATGTCCAAGGGAATAATGGCCCCAGAAAATTACTCCTCAGTGACTGAGTTTATCCTGCTGGGATTaactcaacagccagaactgcagctgcctctcttcttcctcttcctgggaATCTATGTGGTCACTGTGGTGGGGAACCTGGGCTTGATTGTTCTGATTGGTCTGAACTCTCACCTGCACACTCCCATGTACTACTTCCTCTGCAACCTGTCCTTCATTGATCTCTGCTACTCCTGTGTCATAACCCCCAGAATGCTGGTGAGTTTTGTGAGACAGAACATCATCTCCTATGCTGAGTGCATGACTCAACTATTTTTCTACTCCTTCTTTGTAATTGATGAGTGCTGTATCTTGACATCAATGGCCTATGATCGGTATGTGGCCATCTGTAAACCCCTGCTGTACAAGGTCACCATGTCCCTTCAGGTCTGCCTCATGCTAACAGTATGGACATTTGTAATGGGGTTTGCAGGTGCTGTGGCCCACACTGCATGCATGCTGAGACTCACCTTCTGTGACAGCAACATCATCAATCATTTTTCATGTGACATCCATCCACTCCTCCAGCTCTCCTGCACAAGCACCTACATCAATGAGCTGGTGGCTTTCATTGTGGTGGGAATCAATGTAACAGTGCCCAGTCTCACCCTTTTTGTTTCTTATACTCAGATCCTCTCCAACATCCTCCGCATCCATTCTACCCGTGGCAGGTCCAAAGCCTTCAGTACTTGCAGCTCACACATAATTGCTGTTTGTCTCTTCTTTGGATCTGCAGCATTCATGTTCCTAAAGCCTTCTCATGCTGAGTCTCTGCCTCAAGATAAAGTATCCCCTATTTTTTATACCATTGTGGGACCTATGATGAATCCTTTCATCTATAGCTTGCGGAACAAAGATGTTCATGTTGCACTGAGTAAGACTTTGAAGAAAAGCATCCTTTTTAAATCATAGCTGTGTTTTTGTTATAGATTCCAATTCCTAATAAAGGCACATTACATATAAATTCACAGAGAGAAGAGTAAACattccaaataaaaatgcaaatgatttaatgatatgaaaaataattagTTGTAGGTATCATTCACAACTCAAGAAAATGTATGTAAAAGGAGTATTAGGCTTTCAGTCATTCAGAGAGAATCTGTAGAACAGTTCCTCCTATTATTCTCCAGCTTCCTTTAAGTAATTATGGTGTTATTAGGAGGAAAAGCTGGATGACACTAACTTCTAGGGCCTCAGGGTTGGAATATAGATGCTGGTCATGCTGTACATTAACTGGGAAGAACATTCCTACAAGTGTTTTATGATCCATTGTGGAGAAATTTTTCCCTTTCaccaaatagattttaaaatcttaattcaCCATCAGTCATATTTTCTCagtattattattgtttatttgaaagagagagagagagagagagatatcttccatttgctgcttcatactccccaaatgactgaaaaggcagagttggaccaagctgaaaccagagaccaggacctcaatccaggtctcctatgaatGTGACTGGGacccaactattttttttttcttttttaaatttttttaacttttatttaatgaatataaatttccagtgtacagcttatggattacaatggcttccccctcccataacttccctcccacctgcaaccctcccctctcccgctccctctccccttccatttgcatcaagattcactttcaattctctttatatacagaagatcaatttagtataaatacttcaacagtttgcacccacataaaaacacaaagtgaaacatactgtttgagtactagttatagcattaaatcaaaatgtacagcacattaaggacagagatcccacatgaggagcaagtgcacagtggctcctgttgttgacccaacaaattgacactctagtttatggcaccagtaaccaccctaggctgtcgtcatgagttgctaaggctatggaagccttccaagtttgccgactctgatcatatttagagaaggtcataaaagacagagtgaggatagtaaccaatgatcctaagagtggcatttaccaggtttgaacaattatacagcattaagtggggaagaggaccatcagtacacacaggttgggagtagagccattggtggtagagtagaggttatgattacaaaggaatgaggcccaagtacgctagacagggtctagaacaaaggacagagtcattattagaggagctaagaaaggtgctgtctaagctacaattaagttttctgattgagaggcaaatagaacctgacagaaggggcttgataataatctggtgggctttaggccttgtaagttaagaggcccagacctatctatctcttcacatggggtatatcctaagggaggtgtgaacctcctaggggaaggcactctgttgactttcattacttggctggcctgggaggagagctggccaggtaaaggcagggggcatctctaacaagaaatttacagttctgcctgcaatgttgctgaccctacttgaccatcccctcagctgcagtggtcactttggaagttgggctgagtgaagggcttttcagcttagagccaataagatctgtggctctgacctgggcatccttcgactccagggcaggtccatttccagtgatccaactcttggcagagctgccagggctcttcacaagctgacatctgctgaagcccaggcttaccacattgaaagccactgcagtggactggcctgctgggtctccttgagggcagatcactgtacagaataggcattaataggcctgccacccattgcttctgatgcctacctttcttttcctcctggtttgtgttaaagcagaccagaggatgcaagtcaagggagtgcccgtgtggGACCCAACTATTGGAGGCATCACCGGCTATCTCCCAGGTTGTACATAAACTGGAAGCTAGATTACagtatggaatgtaggcattccaagcagcagcttagctggTGTACACAAATAGcaagctgctccagttctgatccagctccctgctgatgtgcctgggaaagcagcagaagattggctcctgcagccatgcaggacacctggatgaaactcttggatcccagttttggcctggctcatccccagatgttgtggccattttggggagtaaaccagtggatggaagacctctcttgtctctgtaattctgcctttcaaacaaaataaataaatctttttaaaaattcagaactatttagtgttatttaaaagataatgttTAGTGGATTTCACTACAGATCACCATAGAACCCTTGACATAACTCCAGGATGTGTTACAAATGAGAATAgataggaggagaaagaagaattaATGTTTTTATGTGATTAGTATCAAATAAGTTATTTTTGGGTGAAAATAACAACCACTTTTCGAAGGTTGCAAAGCCTTGATCCCTCAAGTTTATTTCCTAAATCTTTGTCTGCACACATAATATCCTATTATATATCCCTGCTAACCACACCACTGTCACGCTGCTTGTCACACTCATCAGGATGGTCTGGGGCTTGCCTCAGCCGATCTGTCTGACTGGAATGCTCCATGTGCTTGGCTCCCTTCTGTCATTCAGTTCTCAGTGTAAATTTCACCTCCTCAAAAAGCCCTCCCTGGCCACCAGTTTAAAGACATCATACAAGTACACTCTGTATCATCTTAGTATAAGACTCTAAATAACACTCTAGGATATGTACACATGTATCTGCTCACCCATTGTGTGTCCTTATTCAAAAGTTTAATCCATTAAATGGCTTTTACTCTGAGTGAGATAAGGTATTTGTGAAATCACTATTATATAGTTCATGAATTGacctgaaaaaatagaattaagaaagcAGAACTCAgctggcgccgcggttcacttggctgatcctccacctgtggcactggcaccccaggttctagtcctggctggggcaccagattctgtcccagttgctcctcttccagtcaagctctctgctgtggcatgggaaggcagtggaggatggcccaagtgcttggggccctacacctgcatgggagactaggaggaagcacctggctcctggcttcggatcaacgcagtgcaccggccacagcgcactggccttgcggccatttggggggtgaaccaacggaaaaggaagacctttatctctgtctctctctctctcac
This window of the Lepus europaeus isolate LE1 chromosome 7, mLepTim1.pri, whole genome shotgun sequence genome carries:
- the LOC133764727 gene encoding olfactory receptor 8B8-like, whose protein sequence is MSKGIMAPENYSSVTEFILLGLTQQPELQLPLFFLFLGIYVVTVVGNLGLIVLIGLNSHLHTPMYYFLCNLSFIDLCYSCVITPRMLVSFVRQNIISYAECMTQLFFYSFFVIDECCILTSMAYDRYVAICKPLLYKVTMSLQVCLMLTVWTFVMGFAGAVAHTACMLRLTFCDSNIINHFSCDIHPLLQLSCTSTYINELVAFIVVGINVTVPSLTLFVSYTQILSNILRIHSTRGRSKAFSTCSSHIIAVCLFFGSAAFMFLKPSHAESLPQDKVSPIFYTIVGPMMNPFIYSLRNKDVHVALSKTLKKSILFKS